A portion of the Eubacterium maltosivorans genome contains these proteins:
- a CDS encoding amino acid ABC transporter substrate-binding protein, whose translation MKKKSMMTLLIVALLSLAMLSGCSSSGGNDNQAAGNSANDDKTFVVGLDDSFPPMGFRDDQNNIVGFDVDLATEAAKRMGMEPKMQVVNWDTKELELDSGNIDAIWNGLSVTPERQEAMLMTKPYLKNDQVIVVKKDSGIAKKADLEGKNVGLQKGSTAYDAFEADDIHTKVAGMNEYPENVSALQDLGIGRIDAVIVDSVVARYYISSENADYVILDESLSPETYAVGVKKGNTELQEKIQKAIDDMVADGTAAEISKKWFGEDIFYTGN comes from the coding sequence ATGAAAAAGAAAAGTATGATGACCTTACTCATCGTTGCGCTTCTGTCCCTGGCCATGCTGTCAGGCTGCAGCAGCAGCGGTGGAAACGACAACCAGGCAGCAGGAAACAGCGCCAATGACGACAAAACCTTTGTGGTTGGTCTGGACGATTCCTTTCCGCCAATGGGCTTCCGAGACGATCAGAACAACATCGTCGGCTTTGATGTGGATTTAGCTACCGAAGCCGCCAAACGCATGGGTATGGAACCTAAGATGCAGGTCGTCAACTGGGATACCAAAGAGCTTGAGTTGGACAGCGGCAACATCGACGCGATCTGGAACGGCCTGTCCGTCACACCAGAGCGCCAGGAAGCCATGCTCATGACCAAGCCGTACCTGAAAAACGATCAGGTAATCGTGGTTAAGAAGGATTCCGGCATCGCTAAAAAAGCAGACCTTGAAGGCAAGAACGTCGGCCTCCAGAAGGGCTCCACCGCCTATGACGCCTTTGAAGCGGACGATATCCACACCAAGGTTGCGGGAATGAATGAATACCCCGAAAATGTATCCGCCCTTCAGGATTTAGGCATTGGCCGTATCGACGCCGTCATTGTCGACTCTGTGGTCGCGCGCTACTACATCTCAAGTGAAAATGCAGATTATGTGATCCTGGACGAAAGCCTGTCACCAGAAACCTATGCGGTTGGTGTCAAGAAAGGCAATACTGAATTACAGGAAAAAATTCAGAAAGCCATCGACGACATGGTCGCTGACGGTACTGCCGCTGAAATTTCCAAGAAATGGTTCGGCGAAGACATTTTCTATACAGGAAATTAA